A genomic window from Cucumis melo cultivar AY chromosome 8, USDA_Cmelo_AY_1.0, whole genome shotgun sequence includes:
- the LOC103485328 gene encoding probable F-box protein At4g22030: MASLQALSLFSASPSSTTSITKAAIHIPKLPNLRISAPKLPKTSTASVKMIEQLCLNQPIINVIPTESPLKSQLHAILEAVADRVEMHNNIRQQRDNWNSLFLNSINLITLTASALAASAPAVGSLGAPLLALKVSSALLFSAATGMLVMVNKIQPSQLAEEQRNAARLFKQLQTQIQSLILDGAPTQMDVDSAMEKVLALDKAYPLPLLGVMLEKFPKTFEPASWWPNSSENYESQTKNENTHFDGKQGRDSNGWSDELEAEMREVIEVVKSKDAEDYVRLGNLVLKVNKTLAISGPVLTGIAALSSAFVGDWSSAGMVVAAAAGSLGAAVNALEHGGQIGMVFEMYRNTAGFFGLLEESIRGTLEEKDWEKRENGEVFERKVALKLGRSISQLRQLASKSAVAREEGISMDEFASKLF; this comes from the coding sequence ATGGCTTCATTACAAGCTTTATCTCTCTTCTcggcttccccttcttcaacaACATCCATTACCAAAGCCGCAATTCACATCCCTAAGCTTCCTAATCTCAGAATTTCCGCTCCCAAACTCCCCAAAACTTCCACGGCCTCCGTTAAAATGATCGAGCAACTTTGTTTAAACCAACCCATTATTAATGTTATTCCTACAGAATCCCCTCTCAAATCACAGCTCCACGCCATCTTAGAAGCCGTAGCCGATCGTGTAGAAATGCACAACAACATTCGCCAACAGCGAGACAATTGGAATTCCCTTTTCCTCAATTCCATCAATCTGATAACTCTCACCGCTTCTGCCCTCGCCGCCTCCGCACCCGCCGTCGGATCCCTCGGAgctcctcttttggctctcaaAGTGTCATCGGCTCTGCTTTTCTCTGCTGCAACAGGGATGTTGGTGATGGTGAACAAAATTCAACCCTCACAATTGGCTGAGGAGCAGCGAAATGCGGCTAGATTGTTTAAGCAGCTCCAAACCCAAATCCAAAGCTTGATTCTTGATGGAGCTCCCACTCAAATGGACGTCGACTCCGCCATGGAAAAAGTGTTGGCGCTCGATAAAGCATACCCACTTCCTTTGCTTGGTGTAATGCTTGAAAAATTCCCCAAAACGTTCGAGCCGGCTTCGTGGTGGCCCAATTCTTCTGAAAACTACGAATCTCAGACGAAGAACGAAAACACCCATTTTGATGGAAAGCAAGGTCGAGATTCCAATGGGTGGAGCGATGAACTAGAGGCCGAAATGAGAGAGGTTATTGAAGTTGTGAAGTCAAAAGACGCTGAAGATTACGTTAGGCTTGGGAATTTAGTTTTGAAGGTCAATAAAACATTGGCAATTTCAGGCCCTGTTCTCACCGGCATTGCGGCTTTGAGTTCTGCTTTTGTGGGTGATTGGTCATCCGCAGGGATGGTGGTGGCCGCAGCGGCCGGATCTTTAGGAGCCGCCGTGAACGCATTAGAGCACGGTGGGCAAATTGGGATGGTGTTCGAGATGTATAGGAATACAGCTGGCTTCTTTGGACTATTGGAAGAATCCATTAGGGGGACACTTGAGGAGAAAGATTGGGAGAAGAGGGAAAATGGTGAAGTGTTCGAAAGGAAGGTTGCTTTGAAATTGGGAAGAAGCATATCTCAGCTTAGACAATTGGCCTCAAAATCAGCTGTGGCTAGAGAGGAAGGAATTTCCATGGATGAATTTGCTAGCAAgctcttttga
- the LOC103485327 gene encoding probable F-box protein At4g22030 — protein sequence MASLRSLSLFSASHSSKTSTTNASIHIPKLPNLRISATKLPKTSTASVKMIEQLCLNQPIINVIPTESPLKSQLHAILEAVADRVEMHNNIRQQRDNWNSLFLNSINLITLTASALAASAPAVGSLGAPLLALKVSSALLFSAATGMLVMVNKIQPSQLAEEQRNAARLFKQLQTQIQSLILDGAPTQMDVDSAMEKVLALDKAYPLPLLGVMLEKFPKTFEPASWWPNSSENYESQTKNENTYLDAKQGRESNGWSDELEAEMREVAEIVKSKDAEDYVRLGNLVLKVNKILATSGPVLSGIAALSSAFVGDWSSAGMAVAAAAGSLAAAVNALEHGGQIGMVFEMYRNTAGFFGLLEESIRGTLEEKEWEKRENGEVFERKVALKLGRSLSQLRQLATKSAAAREEGISMDEFASKLF from the coding sequence ATGGCTTCCTTACGATCTTTATCTCTCTTCTCGGCTTCCCATTCTTCAAAAACATCCACTACCAATGCCTCTATTCACATCCCAAAGCTTCCTAATCTCAGAATCTCCGCTACCAAACTCCCCAAAACTTCCACGGCTTCCGTTAAAATGATCGAGCAACTTTGTTTAAACCAACCCATTATTAATGTTATTCCTACAGAATCCCCTCTCAAATCACAGCTCCACGCCATCTTAGAAGCCGTAGCCGATCGTGTAGAAATGCACAACAACATTCGCCAACAGCGAGACAATTGGAATTCTCTTTTCCTCAATTCCATCAATCTGATAACTCTCACCGCTTCTGCCCTCGCCGCCTCCGCACCCGCCGTCGGATCCCTCGGAgctcctcttttggctctcaaAGTGTCATCGGCTCTGCTTTTCTCTGCTGCAACAGGGATGTTGGTGATGGTTAACAAAATTCAACCCTCACAATTGGCTGAGGAGCAGCGAAATGCGGCTAGATTGTTTAAGCAGCTCCAAACCCAAATCCAAAGCTTGATTCTTGATGGAGCTCCCACTCAAATGGACGTCGACTCCGCCATGGAAAAAGTGTTGGCGCTCGATAAAGCATACCCACTTCCTTTACTTGGTGTAATGCTTGAAAAATTCCCCAAAACGTTCGAGCCGGCTTCGTGGTGGCCCAATTCTTCTGAAAACTACGAATCCCAGACGAAGAACGAAAACACCTATTTAGATGCAAAGCAAGGTCGAGAATCCAATGGGTGGAGCGATGAACTTGAGGCCGAAATGAGAGAAGTTGCTGAAATCGTGAAGTCAAAAGACGCCGAAGATTACGTTAGGCTTGGGAATTTAGTTTTGAAGGTTAATAAAATATTGGCAACTTCAGGCCCTGTTCTCTCCGGCATTGCGGCTTTGAGTTCTGCTTTTGTGGGTGATTGGTCATCCGCAGGGATGGCAGTGGCTGCGGCAGCCGGATCATTAGCAGCCGCCGTAAACGCGTTAGAGCACGGTGGGCAAATTGGGATGGTGTTCGAGATGTATAGGAATACAGCCGGCTTCTTTGGGCTATTGGAAGAATCCATTAGAGGGACACTTGAGGAGAAAGAATGGGAGAAGAGGGAAAATGGTGAAGTGTTTGAAAGGAAAGTGGCTTTGAAATTGGGAAGAAGCTTATCTCAGCTTAGACAATTGGCCACTAAATCAGCTGCAGCTAGAGAGGAAGGAATTTCCATGGATGAATTTGCCAGCAAGCTCTTCtga